The following are from one region of the Microbacterium paraoxydans genome:
- the galE gene encoding UDP-glucose 4-epimerase GalE, producing MSWIVTGGAGYIGAHVVRALAEAGLSPVVLDDLSSGVASFVPEGVPFVRGSILDRALVEETLRTHEAEGVIHVAGYKYAGVSVQRPLHTYAQNVEGTRIILEAMAAAGVANIVFSSSAAVFGTPDVSLVVEDTAKRPASPYGESKLIGEWLLRDQAIATADSDRPLRHTSLRYFNVVGSADPTVYDVSPHNLFPIVFEALIEGRTPKIFGDDYDTPDGTNVRDYVHVGDIAAAHVAAAQRLASGAPIEPAYNLGSGDGLSVKQIMDAVARVTGIDFTPEIGPRRPGDPDRIVATGELAARDLDWTMRYTVDEMVRTGWEARRAAG from the coding sequence ATGTCCTGGATCGTCACCGGCGGCGCCGGCTACATCGGTGCCCACGTCGTCCGCGCCCTCGCGGAGGCCGGCCTCTCCCCCGTCGTGCTGGACGACCTGTCCAGCGGCGTGGCCTCGTTCGTACCGGAGGGCGTGCCGTTCGTGCGGGGCAGCATCCTCGACCGCGCCCTCGTCGAGGAGACGCTGCGCACCCACGAGGCGGAGGGCGTGATCCACGTCGCGGGCTACAAGTACGCCGGAGTCTCGGTCCAGCGCCCCCTGCACACCTATGCCCAGAACGTGGAGGGGACGCGGATCATCCTCGAGGCGATGGCGGCGGCGGGTGTCGCGAACATCGTCTTCTCGTCTTCGGCGGCCGTGTTCGGCACCCCGGACGTCTCCCTCGTCGTCGAGGACACCGCCAAGCGGCCCGCGAGCCCCTACGGCGAGTCGAAGCTCATCGGAGAATGGCTGCTCCGCGATCAGGCGATCGCCACCGCCGACTCCGACCGCCCGCTGCGCCACACCTCGCTGCGGTACTTCAACGTCGTGGGCTCGGCCGACCCGACGGTCTACGACGTCAGCCCCCACAACCTCTTCCCCATCGTCTTCGAGGCGCTGATCGAGGGCCGCACTCCCAAGATCTTCGGCGACGACTACGACACCCCTGACGGCACGAACGTCCGCGACTACGTGCACGTGGGTGACATCGCCGCCGCCCACGTCGCCGCGGCGCAGCGCCTGGCCTCGGGTGCTCCGATCGAGCCCGCGTACAACCTCGGCTCCGGCGATGGCCTCAGCGTGAAGCAGATCATGGATGCGGTCGCCCGCGTCACCGGCATCGACTTCACCCCGGAGATCGGCCCTCGCCGCCCCGGCGACCCGGATCGGATCGTGGCGACCGGCGAGCTCGCGGCCCGCGACCTCGACTGGACCATGCGCTACACGGTCGACGAGATGGTGCGCACGGGCTGGGAGGCCCGCCGCGCCGCCGGCTGA
- a CDS encoding MFS transporter, translated as MTTLGERLRDRRLDAAPSRAQTIAFGASGFPTQLMTQTFSAFVVYFYVSHLAVPAGWVAAAMIAHGILNAALNPVVGALSDRIRTPWGRRIPWIGLGIVPLVVAFALVWMPPALPAAGLIVWFLVVVAVYDIAFVVVVLNISALFPEIFRTTEERARGNVPRQIFAILGMVLGTAGAPALYDAIGWPGMALVLSGVCLVLLAWSFLGGMIERRVPEAASEAMRWRDQLVYTFRNRAFVPYVLGSLCVQTSIAVILAAVPFYVRYSLGAAEGEGSLLLGAIFLTAIPSIVLWSAVVRRTSPRTALLWSVGVFGVAVLGYLIPTSVGAAALVGIAVGVGVGGLLQLLEVVLAQIIDDDAHRTGHRREGAYFGVNGFVVRGSVVLQAIVAAAVLTATGFDAELGDAQPEAVDGGIRLMLAVIPLAFTAVGWLCFWLYPLRTRDV; from the coding sequence ATGACGACGCTCGGCGAACGGCTGCGCGACCGCCGTCTCGACGCCGCGCCGTCCCGCGCCCAGACCATCGCCTTCGGGGCCTCGGGGTTCCCGACGCAGCTGATGACGCAGACGTTCTCGGCGTTCGTCGTGTACTTCTACGTCTCGCACCTCGCCGTCCCCGCGGGGTGGGTGGCGGCGGCGATGATCGCGCACGGCATCCTCAACGCGGCGCTCAACCCGGTCGTGGGGGCGCTCTCCGACCGGATCCGCACGCCGTGGGGCCGGCGCATCCCGTGGATCGGGCTCGGCATCGTGCCGCTCGTCGTCGCCTTCGCCCTCGTCTGGATGCCGCCCGCGCTCCCGGCGGCCGGGCTCATCGTGTGGTTCCTCGTGGTCGTCGCGGTCTACGACATCGCCTTCGTCGTCGTGGTGCTGAACATCTCCGCGCTGTTCCCGGAGATCTTCCGGACCACGGAGGAGCGCGCCCGCGGGAACGTGCCGCGGCAGATCTTCGCGATCCTCGGCATGGTGCTCGGCACGGCCGGAGCCCCCGCGCTCTACGACGCGATCGGCTGGCCGGGGATGGCGCTCGTGCTGTCCGGTGTCTGTCTCGTGCTGCTCGCCTGGTCGTTCCTCGGCGGGATGATCGAGCGCCGGGTGCCGGAGGCCGCCTCCGAGGCGATGCGCTGGCGGGATCAGCTCGTCTACACGTTCCGTAACCGCGCCTTCGTGCCGTACGTGCTGGGCTCGCTCTGCGTGCAGACCTCGATCGCCGTGATCCTCGCCGCCGTCCCCTTCTACGTCCGCTACTCGCTGGGGGCGGCCGAGGGCGAGGGGAGCCTCCTGCTCGGCGCCATCTTCCTCACGGCGATCCCGTCGATCGTGCTGTGGAGCGCGGTGGTCCGGCGCACCTCCCCGCGCACGGCCCTGCTCTGGAGCGTCGGGGTGTTCGGGGTCGCGGTGCTCGGGTACCTCATCCCGACGTCCGTGGGGGCGGCGGCTCTCGTCGGGATCGCGGTCGGGGTCGGCGTCGGCGGGCTGCTGCAGCTCCTCGAGGTCGTGCTCGCCCAGATCATCGACGACGACGCGCATCGCACTGGCCACCGCCGCGAGGGCGCCTACTTCGGCGTGAACGGCTTCGTCGTCCGCGGCTCCGTGGTTCTCCAGGCGATCGTCGCCGCGGCCGTGCTGACCGCGACCGGCTTCGACGCCGAGCTCGGCGACGCGCAGCCGGAGGCCGTCGACGGCGGCATCCGGCTCATGCTGGCGGTCATCCCGCTGGCGTTCACCGCCGTCGGATGGCTGTGCTTCTGGCTCTACCCGCTCCGCACCCGCGACGTGTGA